In a single window of the Zea mays cultivar B73 chromosome 5, Zm-B73-REFERENCE-NAM-5.0, whole genome shotgun sequence genome:
- the LOC100501821 gene encoding G-type lectin S-receptor-like serine/threonine-protein kinase At5g35370 precursor, with protein MPTRLPLAAVLLLFLLLLLGAAAPTPARGGRVATELLAPGFTASYLLFIDTYGAFLASRSGAFHAVVYNPGQQQERFYLAVLHAPSKTCVWVANRAAPITDRAAPLQLTASGISAEDPNGTTIWSTPPFGEPVAALRLDDHGNLSLLDARNATLWQSFDRPTDSLLSSQRLPAGAFLASAASGSDFSEGAYRLDVTAADAVLTWMGSMYWRLSNDASSTVERSGTVAYMAVNGTGLYLLAADGGVVIQLSLPAAELRVVRLGYDGKLQIQSFASANSSKSPMDGGFVAPSDACALPLSCGALGLCTPKGCTCPPLFAASHDAGCTPSDGSTPLSVSSCGGGGGGSGNNSSPVSYLSFGSGVAYFANKLAPPTVSGGNVSSCQALCTSNCSCRGYFYDDSSLSCYLVKHELGSFMNADSTKGSDKLGYIKVLSSQLSRPSNSSSSNSTLIAILLPTIVVFVLIVVVSATVIRAWRKDAGRSSRSRDQQLRRQRSPSDSAHLVRDIDDQDDDIVIPGLPTRFTHEEIEDMTNSYRIKIGAGGFGAVYKGELPNGSQVAVKKIEGVGMQGKREFCTEIAVIGNIHHINLVRLRGFCTEGQRRLLVYEYMNRGSLDRSLFRPTGPLLEWKERMDVAVGAARGLAYLHFGCDQRIIHCDVKPENILLADGGQVKIADFGLAKFLTPEQSGLFTTMRGTRGYLAPEWLSNAAITDRTDVYSFGMVLLELVRGRKNRSEHVSDGGGEASNSSNGTAGSSSRGAKSDYFPLAALEGHEAGQYAELADSRLQGRVAAEEVERVVKVALCCLHEDPHLRPSMAVVVGMLEGTIALWEPKVQSLGFLRLYGRGFSGPADGGGSDMNLKHMASPMDRSGTTTTSTTMSGWPSYLSSSQLSGPR; from the coding sequence ATGCCGACGCGTCTCCCCCTCGCCGCCGTCCtgctcctcttcctcctcctcctcctcggcgCCGCCGCCCCGACCCCGGCGCGCGGCGGCAGGGTCGCCACGGAGCTCCTCGCCCCGGGCTTCACGGCGTCGTACCTGCTCTTCATCGACACCTACGGCGCGTTCCTCGCGTCGCGGAGCGGCGCGTTCCACGCCGTGGTCTACAACCCGGGGCAGCAGCAGGAGCGGTTCTACCTCGCCGTGCTCCACGCGCCGTCCAAGACCTGCGTCTGGGTCGCCAACCGCGCCGCGCCCATCACCGACCGCGCCGCCCCGCTGCAGCTCACGGCCAGCGGGATCTCCGCCGAGGACCCCAACGGCACCACCATCTGGTCCACGCCGCCGTTCGGGGAGCCAGTGGCTGCGCTCCGCCTCGACGACCACGGCAACCTCTCGCTGCTGGACGCGAGGAACGCCACGCTGTGGCAGTCCTTCGACCGGCCTACCGACTCGCTCCTGTCGTCGCAGCGGCTCCCCGCGGGGGCGTTCCTCGCGTCCGCCGCGTCGGGCTCCGACTTCTCCGAGGGGGCGTACCGGCTCGACGTGACGGCGGCCGACGCGGTGCTCACGTGGATGGGCTCCATGTACTGGCGGCTCTCGAACGACGCCAGCTCGACCGTGGAACGAAGCGGCACCGTCGCGTACATGGCCGTCAACGGCACCGGGCTGTACCTGCTCGCGGCGGACGGCGGGGTCGTCATCCAGCTCTCGTTGCCTGCAGCCGAGCTGCGAGTTGTTAGGCTAGGATATGACGGGAAGCTGCAGATCCAGAGCTTCGCGTCGGCGAACTCGTCTAAGTCGCCGATGGACGGTGGCTTCGTGGCGCCGAGCGATGCGTGCGCTCTGCCCCTCTCCTGTGGCGCGCTCGGGCTCTGCACGCCCAAGGGCTGCACTTGCCCGCCCTTGTTCGCGGCGTCGCACGACGCTGGTTGCACGCCGTCTGACGGCTCCACCCCGCTGTCCGTCTCCtcatgcggcggcggcggcggcggcagcgggaATAACAGCTCGCCGGTCTCGTACCTCAGCTTTGGCAGTGGCGTCGCGTACTTCGCTAACAAGCTGGCGCCACCGACCGTGTCCGGCGGCAACGTTTCTTCATGCCAGGCTCTCTGTACCAGCAACTGTTCCTGCCGCGGTTACTTCTACGACGACTCGTCCTTGTCCTGCTACTTGGTGAAGCACGAGCTCGGCTCCTTCATGAACGCTGACTCCACCAAAGGCTCCGACAAGCTCGGCTACATCAAGGTGCTGAGCTCGCAGCTATCGAGACCATCCAACAGTTCGTCCTCAAACAGCACCCTCATTGCCATCCTCCTCCCAACAATCGTCGTGTTTGtgctcatcgtcgtcgtcagCGCCACCGTGATCAGGGCGTGGCGTAAGGATGCGGGGCGTTCGTCGCGCTCCAGGGATCAGCAGCTCCGGCGGCAGCGCTCGCCGTCGGATTCAGCGCACCTGGTGCGGGATATTGACGATCAGGACGACGACATCGTCATCCCTGGCCTCCCGACAAGGTTCACGCACGAAGAGATCGAGGACATGACCAACAGCTACCGCATCAAGATCGGCGCCGGCGGGTTCGGCGCCGTGTACAAGGGCGAACTCCCGAACGGCTCGCAGGTGGCCGTGAAGAAGATCGAAGGCGTCGGGATGCAGGGCAAGCGCGAGTTCTGCACCGAGATCGCCGTCATTGGCAACATCCACCACATCAACCTCGTCCGCCTCCGCGGCTTCTGCACCGAGGGCCAGCGCCGCCTCCTCGTGTACGAGTACATGAACCGCGGCTCCCTCGACAGGTCGCTGTTCCGGCCGACCGGCCCTCTGCTGGAGTGGAAGGAGCGGATGGACGTCGCCGTCGGGGCGGCGAGGGGGCTGGCGTACCTCCACTTCGGCTGCGACCAGAGGATCATCCACTGCGACGTCAAGCCGGAGAACATCCTGCTCGCGGACGGCGGCCAGGTGAAGATCGCCGACTTCGGGCTCGCGAAATTCCTCACGCCGGAGCAGTCCGGCCTCTTCACGACGATGAGGGGCACCCGCGGGTACCTCGCGCCGGAGTGGCTCAGCAACGCGGCCATCACCGACCGCACCGACGTGTACAGCTTCGGAATGGTGCTCCTGGAGCTGGTGCGCGGCCGCAAGAACCGCAGCGAGCACGTaagcgacggcggcggcgaggcctCCAATTCCTCGAACGGGACAGCGGGCAGCTCGTCGCGCGGCGCGAAGAGCGACTATTTCCCGCTCGCCGCCCTGGAGGGGCACGAGGCCGGGCAGTACGCGGAGCTGGCTGACTCTCGGCTACAGGGGCGGGTGGCCGCCGAGGAAGTGGAGAGGGTGGTGAAGGTGGCGCTGTGCTGCCTCCACGAGGACCCACACCTGCGGCCGAGCATGGCGGTCGTGGTCGGCATGCTGGAGGGCACCATAGCGCTGTGGGAGCCAAAGGTGCAGTCGCTTGGGTTCCTCCGACTGTACGGCCGGGGGTTTTCTGGGCCAGCGGACGGCGGAGGTAGCGACATGAATCTGAAGCATATGGCGTCCCCCATGGACCGGTCAGGGACGACGACGACGTCAACGACGATGAGCGGGTGGCCGTCGTACCTGTCGTCATCTCAGCTCTCCGGGCCGAGATAG